The following proteins are co-located in the Streptomyces bottropensis ATCC 25435 genome:
- a CDS encoding DUF6230 family protein yields the protein MASSSDATASTNERPEGPEASGRRGRVRLKRAAVMAVPATAVAAGLMILTAQGALGVQFAISGMPFVVTADKLEGQGFAQFGALDHMIENSPNEGDTGGQVLVVTSVVKNGKLTNLCQSVDLGGIQLVLTAGNKGTPVSVKNLAIDSDDISGDASFNNIEIGRDSSTFDKVDQQGPPGVYGQQADSVTINNLYQHNYAATAAVFKLPDLHMNFTSGGCPK from the coding sequence ATGGCCTCGTCCTCGGACGCCACGGCGTCCACCAACGAAAGACCCGAGGGTCCCGAAGCGTCCGGAAGACGCGGGCGGGTACGCCTGAAGCGCGCCGCCGTGATGGCGGTGCCGGCCACGGCGGTCGCCGCGGGTCTGATGATCCTCACCGCGCAGGGCGCTCTGGGTGTCCAGTTCGCCATCTCCGGTATGCCGTTCGTGGTCACCGCGGACAAGCTGGAGGGCCAGGGCTTCGCCCAGTTCGGTGCCCTCGACCACATGATCGAGAACAGCCCGAACGAGGGTGACACCGGCGGTCAGGTGCTGGTCGTGACCTCGGTCGTGAAGAACGGCAAGCTGACCAACCTGTGCCAGAGCGTCGACCTCGGCGGCATCCAGCTGGTCCTCACGGCTGGCAACAAGGGCACGCCGGTGAGCGTGAAGAACCTGGCGATCGACTCCGACGACATCTCGGGCGACGCCTCGTTCAACAACATCGAGATCGGCCGCGACTCCAGCACGTTCGACAAGGTCGACCAGCAGGGTCCTCCCGGTGTCTACGGCCAGCAGGCCGACTCGGTCACCATCAACAACCTGTACCAGCACAACTACGCCGCCACCGCGGCCGTCTTCAAGCTTCCCGACCTGCACATGAACTTCACGAGCGGGGGCTGCCCGAAGTGA
- a CDS encoding cytochrome P450 family protein: MGHPSPLVIDPTGRDIHGEAARIRERGPATRVVLPGPHDVEAWAVSSPDLLKRLLTDPRVSKDARQHWPRLASGEITPEWPLFTWVAVQNMFTAYGGDHRRLRILVSKALTARRTAALRPRVEEITEELLARVEEGFRRGGTVDLREEFCYPLPIQVISELFGLPEERGLVLRELVDKLFDTSAEPGEMTAAYERMYGVLGELVTAKRRSPGDDLTSGLIAARDEDDGRLSEQELLDTLVLVVSAGHETTVNLLDRAVHSLLAHPEQLAHVREGRATWDDVIEETLRVEAPVASLPLRYAVEDLDLAEFGGPAGVVIAKGEPILAAYAAAGRDPERHGKDADVFDVTRADKEHLAFGHGVHHCLGAPLGRLEARIALPALFARFPSLELGAADEELGHVESFISNGHRRLPVRRG, translated from the coding sequence ATGGGCCACCCCAGCCCCCTGGTGATCGACCCGACCGGCCGTGACATCCACGGTGAGGCCGCCCGGATCCGCGAACGGGGCCCGGCGACCCGGGTCGTGCTTCCGGGGCCGCACGATGTCGAGGCCTGGGCGGTGAGCAGCCCCGACCTGCTCAAGCGGCTGCTCACCGACCCCCGCGTGTCGAAGGACGCGCGTCAGCACTGGCCGAGGCTGGCCTCCGGCGAGATCACCCCGGAGTGGCCGCTGTTCACCTGGGTCGCCGTGCAGAACATGTTCACCGCGTACGGCGGCGACCACAGACGGCTGCGGATCCTGGTCTCCAAGGCGCTCACGGCGCGCCGGACGGCCGCGCTGCGCCCGCGCGTCGAGGAGATCACCGAGGAACTGCTCGCCCGTGTCGAGGAGGGCTTCCGGCGCGGCGGGACGGTCGATCTGCGGGAGGAGTTCTGCTACCCGCTGCCGATCCAGGTGATCAGCGAGCTGTTCGGCCTGCCGGAGGAAAGGGGGCTGGTGCTCAGGGAGTTGGTGGACAAGCTGTTCGACACCTCCGCCGAGCCGGGTGAGATGACCGCCGCGTACGAGCGCATGTACGGCGTGCTGGGCGAGCTCGTCACCGCCAAGCGCCGGTCGCCGGGCGACGACCTCACCAGCGGGCTGATCGCCGCCCGCGACGAGGACGACGGCCGGCTCAGCGAGCAGGAACTCCTCGACACCCTGGTGCTGGTGGTCAGTGCCGGGCACGAGACCACGGTCAACCTCCTCGACCGGGCCGTGCACTCCCTGCTGGCCCACCCCGAGCAGCTCGCCCACGTCCGGGAGGGCCGCGCCACCTGGGACGACGTGATCGAGGAGACGCTCCGGGTGGAGGCACCGGTGGCCAGCCTGCCCCTGCGCTACGCCGTGGAGGACCTCGACCTCGCCGAGTTCGGGGGTCCCGCGGGGGTGGTGATCGCCAAGGGCGAACCGATCCTGGCCGCCTACGCGGCCGCCGGACGCGACCCCGAGCGCCACGGGAAGGACGCCGACGTCTTCGACGTCACCCGCGCCGACAAGGAGCACCTCGCCTTCGGCCACGGCGTCCACCACTGCCTGGGCGCTCCGCTCGGCCGTCTGGAGGCCCGCATCGCACTCCCGGCCCTCTTCGCACGCTTCCCTTCCCTCGAACTGGGAGCGGCGGACGAGGAGTTGGGCCACGTGGAGTCCTTCATCTCCAACGGCCACCGCCGGCTGCCGGTCCGCCGGGGCTGA
- a CDS encoding DUF6114 domain-containing protein: MSRYREWRGNRPFAGGVLLALGGTEILLTMKAPLPVILKIGMQGLAGYLLPSLMIVCGLLILFNPTQRLFYSILGIMLSLGTWLTSNIGGFMVGLLMGAVGSTLAFGWLPDQEPRQKRSARRAAHQSEKHAVELG; this comes from the coding sequence GTGAGCCGATACCGGGAGTGGAGGGGGAACCGGCCGTTCGCCGGTGGTGTGTTGCTGGCACTGGGCGGCACCGAGATCCTGCTGACCATGAAGGCACCGCTGCCGGTCATCCTGAAGATCGGAATGCAGGGTCTGGCGGGCTACCTCCTGCCCTCGCTGATGATCGTGTGCGGGTTGCTGATCCTCTTCAACCCCACTCAGCGGCTGTTCTACTCCATCCTCGGGATCATGCTCTCCCTGGGCACCTGGCTCACGTCCAACATCGGCGGCTTCATGGTGGGCCTGCTGATGGGCGCCGTGGGCAGCACGCTGGCCTTCGGCTGGCTGCCGGATCAGGAACCCCGGCAGAAGCGGTCGGCCAGGCGGGCGGCACATCAGAGCGAGAAGCACGCCGTGGAACTCGGCTAG